GCTCGCCGGGTCCGGCCCGCCGGATGCTCGTGAGGGCGAGCAGGACGAGGCCGGGCACCGCGACGACGAGCCAGACGACCCAGGCGGCACCGGTCGGGTCGGCAGTGGTGTTCTCGTCCGGCGGAGGCATGCGCCCAGTCTTCGGAGCCCACCGCCGCACGGGTATGGGGTCGCGACCCCATCTGCCGGTGCCGGCTGCGGGTGGGAGGGTGGGGCATGCGCTCGCCCGGCCACCTCACCCTCTCCTGGACGATCTTCCTGATCAACGGGTCCGTGCTCGTCGTCGCCGCGCTCCTGCTCCTGCTCACCCCGGTGCGGGTGTCGCCCGACCCCGGCGCGACGGAGGCGCTGGTCGTCGCGGCCGGCCTGCTGGTGATGCTGCTGACCAACGCGCTGCTGGTGGGCTGGGCGCTCGCCCCGCTGCAGCGGCTGATCGGGCGCCTCGAGGACATCGAGCGACTCGCGCCGACCGACCTCCCCGAGGAAGGGTCCGGCCCGGTGCGCGGGATCGCCCGCACCGTCAACGCGCTGCTGGCGCGGTTGTCGGAGGAGCGTCGCGCCGGGGACGCGCGGGCGCTCGCCGCGCAGGAGTCGGAGCGGCACCGGATCGCCCAGGAGCTCCACGACGAGGTCGGCCAAAGCCTGACCGTCGTGCTGCTCGGCCTCAAGCAGCTCGAGGCGTCGGCACCCGCCGCCCTCGTGCCGGAGCTGGCCGCCGTGCGCGAGAGCGCCCGCGCGGGCCTCGACGACGTACGCCGCGTGGCGCGGCGGCTGCGCCCCGGGGTGCTGGAGGACCTCGGCCTCACGAGCGCGCTCGCGGCCCTCGCCACCGACTTCGCCGACCACAGCACCGCGTCGGTCCGGCGCTCGTTCGCGCCGGGGCTCCCGGCGCTCAGCCCGGAGGCCGAGGTGGTGGTCTACCGCGTCGCGCAGGAGGCGCTCACCAACGCCGCACGTCACGCCGACGCGCGCGAGGTCGAGCTCTCGCTCGGGCGTCAGGGCGCCGCCGTCGTGCTGGAGGTGCGCGACGACGGGCGCGGGTTCGAGGGGCTCGCCGACGGATCGGGGCTGATGGGGATGCGCGAGCGCGCGGCGCTGGTGCGCGCCGAGCTGTCGGTGGTGAGCCGGCCGCGGCACGGCACCACCGTGCGGCTGCGGGTCCCGGTGGAGGCGTCGTGATCCGGATCCTGCTCGCCGACGACCACACCCTCGTGCGCCGCGGCGTACGCCTCATCCTGGAGCAGGAGCCCGACCTGACCGTGGTCGCCGAGGCCGCCGATGGCGCCGAGGCGGTGGCCGCGCTGCGCGACACCGAGGTCGACCTGGTGGTGCTCGACATCGCGATGCCGCGGATGACCGGCCTGCAGGCGGCTGCGGAGATCGCACGGCGACGGGTGCCGCCGCGGATCCTGATGCTGTCGATGCACGACAACGAGCAGTACTTCTTCGGCGCGCTCAAGGCGGGCGCCAGCGGCTACGTCCTCAAGTCGGTGGCCGACGAGGACCTGGTCGGCGCCTGCCGGGCGGCGATGCGCGGCGAGACGTTCCTCTACCCCGGCGTCGAGAGCACGCTCGTGCGCGACTACCTCGACCGGCTGCGGCGCGGCGAGCGGGTGCCGGAGTCGGTGCTGACCGCGCGCGAGGACCAGGTGATCAAGCTGATCGCCGAGGGCCGCTCGTCGCGCGAGATCGCCCGCGACCTGCACATCGCCCCGAAGACGGTCGAGGGGCACCGCGCCAACATCCTCGCCAAGCTCGGCATGCGCGACCGCGTCGAGCTGACGAGGTACGCCATCCGGGCCGGGCTCATCGAGCCCTGAGCCTCACTCCGCCGGGACCAGCGCCGAGGTCACCGTGACGACCCCCTCGCCGTACTCCTCGTCGGCCCAGGCCTGGATGGAGCCGTCGTCGAGGACGACGCCGACCTCGACAGTGTTGCTGATGCTGCCGTAGCCCCGGGTCAGCAGACCCGGCAGGTCGGCGACGTCCTCGGAGACCTCGCGCAGCCGAGCCTCCGTGTTCGCGAAGTCGGAGACGCACAGCGGCCCGCCCCACACCTCTCGCACGGCCGCCTCGGCGGCCGCGACGTCGTCGGTCACGCCGACGTTGAGGACGGTGTAGCGCGGGTCGTTCATCGCGAGCTCGACCTCGAGCGATCCCTCGCCGCCGTCGAGGCGCTGGGAGGCCTCCCACATCGGGTTGATGGTCTGGTCGTGCCACGAGATCGCGTAGCCGGGCAGCTTCTCGGCCACCCGGTGGGCAGCGGACAGCGCCTGGTCCGTCGTCGTCGCCGGGTCGACGGGGACCCACCCGCCCTCGGGCTCCGCGCACCGGCTCGCGAAGAGCGCGCCCACGTCCTCGCTCGGGACGTCCCCGGGCTCGGACGCCCGCACGTCGGTAGGCGTGAAGGTCGTGCCGTCCCAGGCGCCGGTCATCGTGTACTCGCCCCACCGCACGCCGCCGGCCGACTCGTGGTCGGGGTGGGCGTCCCACTCCCAGCCCGCGACCGACGGCCCGGAGCACTGCGGCGGGAGCGACATCGCGACGCCGCCGAGACAGAGCTCGGGTCCGTCACCGTCGTCGAGCACGGTGGCGACCGCGCGCACCGGGCCATCGGCGGGAAGCATCGCGGTCGGCGAGGCGGCCGGCACCTCTGGCGCGGCAGCGTCCTCGCGGCTCGCCGTCGTCTGCTCCCCGCAGCCCGCCAGTGCGGCCGTCAGCACCAGTGCGAGCACGCTCCCCCGTCGCGTCCCCCGTTCCATGCCGGGATCGTCGTGGCGGCCGGTGGCGCCGCGCAACGGTCGTTGCGCGATCGTGACGCGGGTCGCTCAGCCAGCGAGCGTGCGCCGCTCGAGCCGGCGACCGGTCGCGCGCGAGCTGGCGCGGCACTCGACCACCGTCAGCACCTTGGTCGGGCTCATCCAGCCCTGCGACGGCTTGTGCAGCGCCCAGCCCCCGCCGAGGGTGACGGCGGCGTGTTGGACCAGCCCGTCGGGCGATCGCCAGACCAGCACCGTGCCGGGCTCGTGGCCCCGCCCTCCCGGCCGGGTCTTCGCGGCCAGCCACTCCTCGAAGGGCTCGCGGAGCATCCAGACCTCGTCCGCCCCGGGGACGCCCGCGGCGGCCATGACGGCGCCGAAGCAGTTCGGACCGCTGGCGGCTGGGAACGTGCCGGCGATCCGGCGCGCCTGCGGCAGCAGGTCGGCGCTCCGCGACCACTCCTCCTCCGCGACCTCGTCGTGGCGGCTCGGCCGGCGCCCCTCCTCGACGTAGGCGGTGAGCACGTCCTCCTCGTGGCCGGCGAGCAGCGAGGGCCACCAGACGAACCGGTGCCCGTCGACCTGCTCGCGCACCCGCGGGACCAGGCCCGCCCAGGCACGGACGCTCGGCACCTGCTCGCGCTCGTGGGCGAGCTGCTCGCGCACCAGGCGTACGCGCAGCACCCGCGGCAGGGCGGCGAGCTGCTGCTCGTCGAGCCAGACGTGCCGCAGACCGTCGGGCGGGCCGTAGAGGCAGAAGGTGTCGCGGACCTCGTCGCTCAGCGGCTCCTCACGCCCACCGACGGCGCTCGCCAGCTCCTCGTCGGCGAGGAACGGCTGCACCTCCGGGGCGAACCACCCCGCCCACCGCTCCACGAGGTCGGGGCTCACGTCGATGCCGAGGACTCGCACGCCGGGGACCCTAGCGGTTGCGGTGACGGTCGCGTGGTGTCACAGCGCTGGTCAGGTCCCGCGGTGCGGTCGACCGCGATGTGGCCCAGGCCGTGACACAACAGGGACCACGCGGTCACGTGACGCGGCAGGTGGTGTGACACATCCGGACCACCCGGTCAGGTCGTCGCCGCCCAGCCACCGCAGGAGCGTCTGGGGACCTGGATGGAGCCCGACCAGACGGTCGGCCACGAGCACGTCGTCGGACTCGCGGGCATCGGCGAACCGGAGCCGACCCAGCCCGTCGGCGCCGACGGACGTGGTCACGGCGCCACGCTAGTCGCGGGCGAGCAGGGCCTCCAGCACCAACGTCGCGACCGGCAGCCCGTGGTCGTCGTAGTAGGCGAACATCGCCGAGAGCCAGGGGTGGGTGCCCGGGTCGGGGACCTGCCGCACCGGCACGCCGGCCTCGTCGGCGAGCTCCCGGACGGTCGCGACGCGGGTCGCGAGCTCGTAGGTTGCGCCCTCGTGGCCCGGCTCGGTGAGCACGACTGCCGCGGCGCGCCCGAGGTCGGCGAGGTCGAGGAAGCCGAAGCGGGCGTCGGGCGAGTAGGGCAGGTCGAGCGGCGCGGTGAGGTCGAGGTTCTGCAGGTACGCCCCCGGCTGGAGCACGGTCCACGCCAGCCCGCTGCGCCGGACCAGGTCCTCCGACACCGCCTTGCCGAGGTGGTGCGGCATCGACGGGACGTAGGGCGAGGCGACCGAGTGGTAGACCACGCGCCCGACGCCGGCGGACCGCAGCGCGGACAGGGCCGAGGCGACGTACGCCGGCTCGTCGGGGTGCAGGTTCGGCGCGATGACGTACGCCGCGTCGCACCCCGCGACGGCCGCCGCCAGGTCCGGCTGGTCGGCCCGTCCCAGCGGTACGCCCACCGCGCCGCGGGCGTCCAGCGCGGCGGTGACCGCGCGGCCGGTCTTGCCGTGGCCGCCGATCACCGCGACGCGCTGGACCGACACCTCAGACCCGGTCGACCTCGGCGGACGACGCGCCCTCGGCGAGGGTGGCGTAGCCCGGTCCGCGGTCGAAGAACGCGTCGTCGTCCTTGCTCCACGCGGCCCGCGAGCCGCGCTCGGCGGCCGTCGCGT
This region of Nocardioides palaemonis genomic DNA includes:
- a CDS encoding sensor histidine kinase, with amino-acid sequence MRSPGHLTLSWTIFLINGSVLVVAALLLLLTPVRVSPDPGATEALVVAAGLLVMLLTNALLVGWALAPLQRLIGRLEDIERLAPTDLPEEGSGPVRGIARTVNALLARLSEERRAGDARALAAQESERHRIAQELHDEVGQSLTVVLLGLKQLEASAPAALVPELAAVRESARAGLDDVRRVARRLRPGVLEDLGLTSALAALATDFADHSTASVRRSFAPGLPALSPEAEVVVYRVAQEALTNAARHADAREVELSLGRQGAAVVLEVRDDGRGFEGLADGSGLMGMRERAALVRAELSVVSRPRHGTTVRLRVPVEAS
- a CDS encoding response regulator, yielding MIRILLADDHTLVRRGVRLILEQEPDLTVVAEAADGAEAVAALRDTEVDLVVLDIAMPRMTGLQAAAEIARRRVPPRILMLSMHDNEQYFFGALKAGASGYVLKSVADEDLVGACRAAMRGETFLYPGVESTLVRDYLDRLRRGERVPESVLTAREDQVIKLIAEGRSSREIARDLHIAPKTVEGHRANILAKLGMRDRVELTRYAIRAGLIEP
- a CDS encoding NAD(P)H-binding protein, coding for MSVQRVAVIGGHGKTGRAVTAALDARGAVGVPLGRADQPDLAAAVAGCDAAYVIAPNLHPDEPAYVASALSALRSAGVGRVVYHSVASPYVPSMPHHLGKAVSEDLVRRSGLAWTVLQPGAYLQNLDLTAPLDLPYSPDARFGFLDLADLGRAAAVVLTEPGHEGATYELATRVATVRELADEAGVPVRQVPDPGTHPWLSAMFAYYDDHGLPVATLVLEALLARD